In Elaeis guineensis isolate ETL-2024a chromosome 1, EG11, whole genome shotgun sequence, a genomic segment contains:
- the LOC105034859 gene encoding protein ASYMMETRIC LEAVES 2, with protein MASSSAPVPASSAAVSSSMTASTSSPCAACKFLRRKCQPDCVFAPYFPPDQPQKFVHVHRVFGASNVTKLLNELHPYQREDAVNSLAYEADMRLRDPVYGCVGVISILQHQLRQLQMDLSCAKSELSKYQSAAAAAAAAGGGSSAPTFGGGLATAGVHGFLNADHPIGFGREQFFPAGNNREPPRPNQHLMMRNFEGELVGRLGANGAYDAAGIVAAMNASAASIGPLGGQFLKPSSAGRNDRPSVGPS; from the coding sequence ATGGCGTCGTCGTCAGCGCCGGTCCCGGCCTCATCGGCCGCGGTGTCGTCATCGATGACCGCATCGACGAGCTCGCCATGCGCGGCGTGCAAGTTCCTCCGCCGGAAGTGCCAGCCGGACTGCGTCTTCGCGCCCTACTTCCCGCCGGACCAGCCGCAGAAATTCGTGCACGTGCACCGGGTCTTCGGCGCGAGCAACGTCACCAAGCTGCTCAACGAGCTGCACCCCTACCAGCGGGAGGACGCCGTCAACTCCCTCGCCTACGAGGCCGACATGCGCCTCCGGGACCCCGTCTATGGCTGCGTCGGCGTCATCTCCATCCTCCAGCACCAGCTCCGCCAGCTCCAGATGGACCTCTCCTGCGCCAAGTCCGAGCTCTCCAAGTACCagtccgccgccgccgccgccgccgccgccggcggCGGGTCTTCTGCCCCCACTTTCGGCGGCGGGCTGGCCACCGCCGGCGTGCACGGCTTCCTTAATGCCGATCATCCGATCGGGTTCGGAAGGGAGCAGTTCTTCCCGGCGGGAAATAACCGGGAGCCACCTCGTCCCAACCAGCACTTGATGATGAGGAATTTTGAAGGGGAGTTGGTGGGGAGATTGGGTGCGAATGGAGCATATGATGCAGCAGGAATTGTGGCAGCTATGAATGCGTCGGCGGCGAGCATCGGGCCATTGGGTGGGCAGTTCCTGAAGCCAAGTTCTGCCGGCAGGAATGACCGGCCGAGCGTCGGGCCGTCGTAG